One window of Chryseobacterium sp. JJR-5R genomic DNA carries:
- a CDS encoding class I SAM-dependent DNA methyltransferase, whose translation MEEKKSLNPEYFKDVYAANEDPWNFETSEYEAAKYSVTIASLPGEKYENALEIGCSIGVLTQMLAEKCIRLLATDVSEKALNMAAKRCAELDNVSFQLLSFPKELPKGQYDLIMISEVAYYLSYNDWEYAMKILLERILTGGHIVLVHWLPEVHDYPQTGDEVHNSFKRFMKNRMINISSERRENYRIDVWEKL comes from the coding sequence TGTATACGCTGCTAATGAAGATCCCTGGAATTTTGAAACCAGTGAATATGAAGCCGCAAAGTATTCGGTAACAATTGCTTCGCTGCCCGGGGAAAAATATGAAAATGCATTGGAAATCGGCTGTTCTATCGGTGTCCTTACCCAGATGCTTGCAGAAAAATGCATCCGCCTGCTGGCTACAGATGTGTCGGAAAAAGCCCTTAATATGGCAGCTAAACGCTGTGCTGAGCTGGATAACGTATCTTTTCAGCTGCTTAGTTTTCCAAAGGAGCTCCCGAAGGGTCAATATGATCTGATTATGATTTCTGAAGTGGCTTATTACCTTTCATACAATGACTGGGAGTATGCCATGAAAATCCTATTGGAAAGAATTCTTACAGGGGGACATATTGTCCTGGTTCATTGGCTCCCTGAAGTTCATGACTATCCGCAGACGGGGGATGAGGTGCATAACAGTTTTAAGAGATTCATGAAAAATAGAATGATCAATATTTCCTCAGAAAGAAGAGAGAATTACAGAATCGATGTCTGGGAAAAGCTGTGA